The region CCTATGGGATACTGAGGCATCGGGCAAGGATCGATTTTATCATTGAAAATGCATCCAGAGCCATGATCCTGGGGCTTGACCAAAATATTCTCAATATGCTCAGGATATGTACATACCAGGCCGTGTTTGCACAAACCTCCGCGATTGCGATATTGAATAATGCAATAGCGTTATCGGTGAGCCAGAAAAAATTTTCCGGGTTTGTAAAGAGAACAGTTGAGGGGGTGTTAAGGAATAAAGACGAGATAATCTTTCCTGATATGGGGAAAAATCCAGTTGAACATATATCCATATACCATTCACATCCATCATGGATAGTGGAAAAATGGCTTTCGGAATTCCGGGAGCCAAATCAGGTGGATGCTCTTTGTCTTGCCAATAATCTTGAACCTCCTTTGACGATCAGGGTAAATCCGCTCAAGACAGATAGGAATACTCTTCAAAGCTTGCTGGAATCCGAAGGTTATTATTCAACGCCAACAGTTTTTTCTCCTTTTGGTCTCTTTGTTGATAAAAAGGAGGATATTTTCAAGACAGAAGCGTTCAGGAGCGGGCTTTTTGAGGTCCAGGACGAGGGAAGCCAGCTTATCACGCTGCTTACGGGCTCAAAGCCGGGAGAATGCGTGATCGATGCATGTGCCGGTAACGGAGGAAAATCACTCTTCCTTTCAGGATTGATGAAAGCTAAAGGGAATATCATAGCTCTGGATACCAGCAAGCCAAAACTGGCAAATCTGAGAAGAAGGGCGAGCAGGGCTGGGGCTTCAAACATAAAGACATCCGATATTGATGAAATTCATCTGTATAATGGCGCTGCTGACTGTGTTCTTATAGATGCCCCGTGCTCGGGTATGGGTGTGTTCCGTAGAAACCCAGATTCAAAATGGAATTTGACCCGTGAGGATATTGGAGAGCTTGCTGTGAAGCAGAAAGAGATCATCCGGAATTACAGCAGGCTCGTTAAAACAAGAGGAAGGCTGGTTTATGCAACCTGCACGATAAGCCGGGAAGAGAATGAAGAGATTATTATGGCATTTCTTGAAAAGAACAAAGATTTTCATCTTATCCCTGCATCCGAAGTTAATCCGGATATTTTTAGCACATTTACTACAGAAAGAGGATTTTTCAGATCGTTGCCTCAGGTTCATAACACAGATGGGTTTTTCGCAGCTTTGATGAGGCGAGCCGGGAATAGTTAAATGCTGCCACACTCAAACATTTAAACCATAAAATAAAATATAGGATAACACGCAGGATATATGTTCGTCCCAGGAAAAATGTTATTGATCCCTGTAGCCATAATAATGTTATCCGGGACTGCGCATGCTGACATTTCCTATACTCTAAATTTGATACCGAACTCCTCCCCCGTTTACACCGGCGAGACCATTAATATTTCTTTTTTGCTCACGAATTATAATTTTTTTTATTCTGGCATGTGTGCCATCGGTTTAGATTCAGAACCATGGTCGTCAGAATATGTGATAAGTGCAGGCTCTACTTTGAATCCATCTTTGCCTGTCAAGGCACCTCCATGGGGAAGTGGAGCCGGAAATGTTCGGCATATAGTCAATTCTTATTGTTATGATTTGAGCGATCAAGTAAAAGTTTACAGGAATGTTTCTTTCAATCTCAACTACACCGAAAACCCGGGATACATAGCCAGCATTGTAAATAGTGCGATATATGGAGCCCAGTCCGCCATAAATAATGCCC is a window of Candidatus Methanoperedens sp. DNA encoding:
- the rsmB gene encoding 16S rRNA (cytosine(967)-C(5))-methyltransferase RsmB; the protein is MHKKAIVDNNNRSQFIRQKTYFAVLKLLDTISFEKKYPDALLGDLFKREEFSSSEKAAIVGLTYGILRHRARIDFIIENASRAMILGLDQNILNMLRICTYQAVFAQTSAIAILNNAIALSVSQKKFSGFVKRTVEGVLRNKDEIIFPDMGKNPVEHISIYHSHPSWIVEKWLSEFREPNQVDALCLANNLEPPLTIRVNPLKTDRNTLQSLLESEGYYSTPTVFSPFGLFVDKKEDIFKTEAFRSGLFEVQDEGSQLITLLTGSKPGECVIDACAGNGGKSLFLSGLMKAKGNIIALDTSKPKLANLRRRASRAGASNIKTSDIDEIHLYNGAADCVLIDAPCSGMGVFRRNPDSKWNLTREDIGELAVKQKEIIRNYSRLVKTRGRLVYATCTISREENEEIIMAFLEKNKDFHLIPASEVNPDIFSTFTTERGFFRSLPQVHNTDGFFAALMRRAGNS